A DNA window from Christiangramia salexigens contains the following coding sequences:
- a CDS encoding ABC transporter ATP-binding protein produces the protein METILSLNNLTKKFGKNTAVDHLSFRIEKGNVYGILGPNGSGKSTTLGMILNVVNKTSGEFTWFDGNLSTHQALKKVGAIIEHPNFYPYMTAGQNLELVCKIKGTGTHRIDETLEIVGLLDRKKSKFKTFSLGMKQRLAIASALLNDPEILILDEPTNGLDPQGIHQIREIIRQIAAGGTTILLASHLLDEVEKVCSHVVIIRKGKKLYSGPVDEIVNSHGFFELQSSDLGLLKQLIQNHPKISKVTEDNGIIKAFLSDPMEAEEINRYLFEKGLCLSYLVKRKESLEEQFLKLTNQTSLT, from the coding sequence TTGGAAACTATTCTAAGTTTAAATAATCTCACCAAGAAATTTGGCAAAAATACCGCTGTAGATCACCTGAGTTTCAGGATCGAAAAAGGCAATGTATATGGCATTCTGGGTCCTAACGGAAGCGGAAAATCTACAACACTGGGGATGATCCTTAATGTGGTAAATAAAACTTCCGGAGAGTTCACCTGGTTTGATGGCAATCTTTCCACGCATCAGGCACTTAAGAAAGTAGGCGCGATAATAGAGCACCCCAATTTCTACCCCTATATGACGGCCGGACAAAATCTTGAACTGGTATGTAAGATCAAGGGAACCGGCACACATCGTATTGATGAAACATTGGAAATCGTGGGTTTGCTGGATAGAAAAAAGTCAAAGTTCAAAACTTTTTCGCTTGGAATGAAACAACGGCTAGCTATCGCCTCTGCCCTTCTTAATGATCCGGAAATCCTGATCCTTGATGAGCCTACTAATGGATTGGATCCCCAGGGAATTCATCAGATAAGGGAGATCATAAGGCAGATCGCCGCAGGAGGCACCACAATTCTTTTGGCATCGCATTTATTAGATGAAGTTGAAAAGGTTTGCTCTCATGTGGTCATCATTCGAAAAGGTAAAAAGTTGTATAGCGGACCGGTAGATGAGATCGTGAACAGCCATGGATTTTTTGAACTACAAAGTTCTGATCTAGGTTTACTTAAACAGCTTATTCAAAATCACCCGAAGATCTCTAAGGTAACTGAAGATAACGGGATAATAAAGGCTTTTCTCAGTGACCCTATGGAAGCTGAAGAGATCAACAGGTATTTATTCGAAAAAGGCCTATGCCTTTCCTACCTCGTTAAGCGAAAAGAAAGTCTTGAAGAACAATTCCTGAAATTAACTAACCAAACAAGCCTGACGTAA
- a CDS encoding ABC transporter permease gives MLRLLEIEYYKLKNNRSARILIITYFILISFIALIASIEFNLGAIEFRVADQGIFNFPYIWHFNSYIASLLKLFLAIVIVSMMSNEYSNRTIKQNLIDGMSKKEFVLSKFLTVLAFSGISTFFLIIVSLILGYSFSDFTEISIVFSDLEYLLAYFIKLTGFFSFCMFLGILVKRSAFALGFLVIWFIFENILYGILNFSFFKGTEIATGIIQFFPLESMSNLIVEPFSRLNAVQTAASQIGSELDKDYGIHWYQLLIVCIWIVLFFYMSLELLQKRDL, from the coding sequence ATGTTAAGACTGTTGGAAATAGAATATTACAAATTGAAGAATAATCGCTCAGCGCGAATATTGATCATCACCTACTTCATCCTAATTAGTTTTATAGCGCTTATCGCTTCCATAGAATTTAATCTTGGAGCCATAGAATTCAGGGTAGCCGATCAGGGAATTTTTAATTTCCCTTATATCTGGCACTTTAACAGCTATATTGCCTCTCTGCTCAAATTATTCCTGGCCATCGTGATCGTTTCAATGATGTCTAACGAATATAGTAACCGTACTATAAAACAAAATTTGATCGATGGTATGAGCAAAAAAGAATTTGTGCTTTCAAAATTCCTTACTGTGCTTGCGTTTTCAGGAATTTCAACTTTTTTCCTTATTATCGTCTCTCTCATTTTAGGCTATAGCTTTTCAGACTTTACCGAAATTTCCATAGTATTTTCAGATCTTGAATATTTACTGGCCTATTTTATAAAATTGACCGGATTTTTCTCTTTCTGTATGTTTCTGGGTATCCTGGTTAAACGCTCTGCCTTTGCACTGGGATTTTTAGTGATCTGGTTCATTTTTGAAAATATCCTGTATGGTATCCTGAATTTCAGCTTTTTTAAAGGAACAGAAATTGCCACGGGAATTATACAGTTCTTCCCTCTGGAATCGATGAGCAACCTTATCGTTGAGCCATTTTCACGACTTAATGCGGTTCAAACCGCCGCAAGCCAGATCGGTTCGGAGCTAGACAAGGATTATGGAATACACTGGTACCAGCTTCTCATTGTTTGTATTTGGATAGTTCTGTTTTTCTATATGTCCCTTGAATTATTACAAAAAAGGGATCTATAA